One part of the Candidatus Reconcilbacillus cellulovorans genome encodes these proteins:
- a CDS encoding acetate--CoA ligase, producing the protein MEKLKGEVIPPTAQSPNMANYEEARATFDWREVEKTFSWYTTGKVNAAYEAIDRHADGPRRDKIALIYSDDRREEKYTFADLKRMSNKFGNVLRKLGVGKGDRVFIFMPRTPELYFSLLGAIKVGAIVGPLFEAFMETAVRDRLEDSGAVALVTTPALLPRVPVRDLPALKHIILVGRDLTLQEGQVDYYKEMEAASEELDIEWVDREDGLIIHYTSGSTGKPKGVYHVHNAMIQHYYTGRIVLDLKEDDIYWCTADPGWVTGTSYGIFAPWLNGATNVVRGGRFNPRDWYATIQKYRVTVWYSAPTAFRMLMGAGDAVVKEFDLSSLRHVLSVGEPLNPEVVRWGLKVYGQRIHDTWWMTETGAQLICNYPCMPIKPGSMGKPIPGVEAAILDDHGNVLPPYQMGNLAIKTPWPSMMRKIWNNPAKYQEYFRFPGWYISGDSAYMDEDGYFWFQGRVDDVINTAGERVGPFEVESKLVEHPAVAEAGVIGKPDPVRGEIIKAFVALREGYQPSEELKEELMRFVREGLAAHAAPREIEFRDKLPKTRSGKIMRRVLKAWELNLPTGDLSTMED; encoded by the coding sequence GTGGAAAAGCTCAAAGGCGAAGTGATTCCGCCCACGGCCCAGTCGCCGAACATGGCGAATTATGAAGAGGCGCGCGCTACGTTCGACTGGCGGGAGGTCGAAAAAACGTTTTCCTGGTATACGACCGGGAAAGTCAACGCGGCGTACGAGGCGATCGACCGCCACGCGGACGGGCCTCGCCGCGACAAGATCGCGCTGATTTACAGCGACGACCGGCGCGAGGAAAAGTACACGTTTGCCGACTTGAAGCGGATGAGCAACAAATTCGGCAACGTGTTGCGCAAACTCGGCGTGGGAAAGGGCGACCGCGTCTTCATATTCATGCCGCGGACGCCGGAGCTGTATTTCTCACTGCTCGGCGCGATCAAAGTCGGCGCCATCGTCGGCCCGCTGTTCGAAGCGTTCATGGAGACGGCCGTCCGCGACCGGCTTGAGGACAGCGGCGCGGTGGCGCTCGTGACGACGCCGGCTCTCCTGCCGCGCGTTCCGGTGCGCGATCTGCCGGCGCTGAAACATATCATCCTGGTCGGCCGCGATCTGACTTTGCAGGAAGGCCAGGTCGACTACTACAAGGAAATGGAGGCGGCTTCCGAGGAGCTGGACATCGAATGGGTCGACCGCGAGGACGGTCTCATCATCCATTACACGTCCGGTTCGACGGGCAAGCCGAAGGGCGTCTATCACGTGCATAACGCGATGATCCAGCATTATTACACCGGGCGCATCGTGCTCGATCTCAAGGAGGACGACATTTACTGGTGCACGGCCGACCCCGGGTGGGTGACGGGCACGTCGTACGGCATTTTCGCGCCTTGGCTGAACGGCGCGACGAACGTCGTGCGCGGCGGTCGGTTCAATCCGCGCGACTGGTATGCGACGATCCAGAAGTACCGCGTGACGGTCTGGTACAGTGCGCCGACGGCATTCCGCATGCTGATGGGCGCCGGCGACGCCGTCGTCAAGGAATTCGATTTGTCGTCGCTGCGCCATGTGCTCAGCGTCGGCGAGCCGCTTAACCCTGAAGTCGTGCGCTGGGGGCTGAAAGTGTACGGCCAGCGCATCCACGACACATGGTGGATGACGGAGACAGGCGCGCAGCTCATCTGCAACTATCCGTGCATGCCGATCAAACCGGGCTCGATGGGCAAACCGATTCCCGGCGTCGAAGCGGCGATTCTCGACGACCACGGCAACGTGCTGCCGCCGTATCAGATGGGCAATCTGGCCATCAAAACGCCGTGGCCGTCCATGATGAGAAAGATATGGAACAACCCTGCGAAATATCAAGAATATTTCCGATTCCCCGGCTGGTACATTTCCGGCGACTCCGCCTATATGGACGAGGACGGTTACTTTTGGTTCCAAGGCCGCGTCGACGACGTCATCAACACGGCCGGCGAGCGCGTCGGCCCGTTTGAGGTGGAAAGCAAGCTGGTCGAGCATCCGGCGGTCGCCGAAGCCGGCGTCATCGGCAAGCCGGACCCGGTGCGCGGCGAGATCATCAAGGCGTTCGTCGCGCTGCGCGAAGGCTATCAGCCTTCGGAAGAACTGAAAGAAGAGCTGATGCGCTTTGTCCGTGAAGGGCTCGCCGCGCATGCCGCTCCGCGCGAGATCGAATTCCGCGACAAGCTGCCGAAGACGCGCAGCGGCAAGATTATGCGCCGCGTGCTGAAGGCGTGGGAATTGAACCTGCCGACGGGCGACCTGTCGACGATGGAAGATTGA
- a CDS encoding N-acetyltransferase, translated as MEHVKRYHAETVQVRGRDVVVEGPVPPERLRPLRMHPTLDAFRRPDDQKRALEDIAALPEGRVIIARDSDVIVGYVTFHYPDPLERWSEEAMDDLIELGAVEVADDYRSAGLAKRMIRLAFYGGQMDRYIVFTTEYYWHWDLRGSGLNVWQYRAMMEKLMKSVDMIWYATDDPEICAHPANCLMARVGPLVPQESVERFDRLRFRHRGYMF; from the coding sequence GTGGAACACGTCAAACGGTATCACGCGGAAACCGTGCAGGTCCGCGGCCGCGACGTCGTGGTCGAAGGCCCGGTTCCCCCGGAACGCCTTCGCCCCCTGCGCATGCACCCGACGCTCGACGCGTTCCGCAGACCCGACGATCAAAAACGCGCGCTCGAGGACATTGCAGCCCTTCCGGAAGGGCGCGTGATTATCGCCCGCGACAGCGACGTCATCGTCGGTTACGTCACGTTCCACTATCCCGACCCGCTCGAGCGTTGGTCGGAAGAGGCGATGGACGACTTGATCGAACTGGGTGCCGTTGAAGTAGCCGACGACTACCGGTCGGCGGGACTGGCCAAGCGCATGATCCGTCTTGCGTTTTACGGCGGACAAATGGACCGGTACATTGTGTTTACGACCGAATACTACTGGCATTGGGATCTGCGCGGAAGCGGCCTGAACGTATGGCAGTATCGCGCGATGATGGAAAAGCTGATGAAATCAGTCGACATGATCTGGTACGCCACGGACGACCCGGAAATTTGCGCCCACCCGGCGAACTGCCTGATGGCCCGCGTCGGCCCGCTCGTGCCCCAGGAATCCGTCGAGCGGTTCGACCGGCTTCGGTTCCGCCATCGCGGCTATATGTTTTGA
- a CDS encoding acetoin utilization protein AcuC produces MTRGRAVYIEHEDALRYRFSDTHPFNQFRLVLTRDLLRAAGALEDGAVFRPDPVEDEWLLAVHTAEYVDAVRKLSQPLVLSDAYRLADRHGLGPGDTPFFPDMHAVTSRIAGGSVAAAELVMSGRVDHALHLAGGLHHAMPDRGSGFCVYNDAAVAIAYIRRRYGARVLYVDTDVHHGDGVQFIFYADPDVCTLSIHESGRYLFPGTGFVHERGEGNAFGTAVNLPLEPYTGDESWLEVFREAVVRTARAFRPDCIVSQHGCDAHAFDPLAHLLCSMQTYAEIPHILHRLAHEYCGGRWIALGGGGYDIWRVVPRAWSLLWLEMTDHPLAAEIRGKPDVALPDEWLRRWADRSPVRLPAAWLDRPEEIPDTPRKNAIADANRRTADVALQYMA; encoded by the coding sequence GTGACCCGAGGACGCGCCGTCTACATCGAACATGAGGATGCGTTGCGCTACCGGTTTTCCGACACCCACCCGTTCAATCAGTTTCGCCTCGTGCTGACGCGGGATCTGTTGCGCGCCGCCGGCGCGCTGGAAGACGGCGCCGTCTTCCGGCCGGATCCCGTCGAAGACGAATGGCTGTTGGCTGTCCACACCGCTGAATATGTCGACGCCGTCCGGAAACTGAGCCAGCCGCTTGTTCTTTCCGATGCGTACCGGCTGGCCGACCGGCACGGACTCGGCCCCGGCGACACGCCGTTTTTCCCGGACATGCATGCGGTAACCTCACGCATCGCGGGCGGCTCGGTCGCCGCAGCCGAACTCGTCATGTCCGGTCGTGTCGATCATGCGCTTCATCTCGCCGGCGGGCTTCACCACGCGATGCCGGACCGCGGCTCCGGTTTTTGCGTCTACAACGACGCGGCCGTCGCCATCGCCTACATCCGCCGGCGTTACGGCGCCCGGGTGCTTTACGTCGACACGGACGTACACCACGGCGACGGCGTCCAATTCATCTTTTACGCGGATCCCGACGTGTGCACCCTCTCGATCCACGAATCGGGCCGATATTTATTCCCCGGCACCGGCTTCGTTCACGAGCGCGGAGAAGGAAACGCTTTCGGCACGGCGGTCAACCTTCCGCTCGAACCTTATACCGGCGACGAATCATGGCTGGAAGTGTTCCGCGAAGCAGTCGTGCGGACGGCCCGCGCGTTCCGGCCCGACTGCATCGTCAGCCAGCACGGCTGCGACGCCCACGCGTTCGACCCGCTGGCGCATCTTCTCTGCAGCATGCAGACGTATGCGGAAATCCCGCACATCCTTCACCGGCTGGCGCACGAATACTGCGGCGGACGATGGATCGCCCTCGGGGGCGGCGGCTACGACATCTGGCGCGTCGTGCCGCGCGCCTGGAGTCTGTTGTGGCTGGAAATGACCGACCATCCGCTTGCGGCGGAAATTCGCGGTAAACCGGACGTTGCGCTTCCGGACGAATGGCTGCGTCGATGGGCGGACCGCAGTCCCGTCCGCCTTCCGGCCGCCTGGCTCGATCGGCCGGAAGAGATCCCCGACACGCCGCGAAAGAACGCGATCGCAGACGCCAATCGCCGCACCGCGGACGTCGCCCTGCAGTATATGGCATGA
- a CDS encoding 5'-methylthioadenosine/S-adenosylhomocysteine nucleosidase — MSTEPIGIIGAMREEVERFLRELEEPVAETKAKVTFYRGRWCGRPVVVCRSGVGKVNAAVCTQMLIDRFGVGAVVFTGVAGALDPRLDIGDIVVSEDCMHHDMDVSPLGFPRGVIPFADVSVFPADKRLVELALEAGRSLAGRRVVVGRVLSGDCFVADRETVRALRDEFGGACTEMEGAATAQVCHLNGVPYVVIRSMSDRADGSAHVDFATFTGVAAENSFRLVREMVSKI, encoded by the coding sequence TTGTCGACCGAGCCGATCGGGATTATCGGCGCGATGCGGGAGGAAGTGGAGCGCTTTTTGCGCGAGCTGGAGGAACCGGTCGCGGAGACGAAAGCGAAAGTGACGTTTTACCGCGGGCGATGGTGCGGCCGGCCGGTCGTCGTTTGCCGCTCCGGGGTCGGCAAGGTGAACGCCGCCGTCTGTACGCAAATGTTGATCGACCGATTCGGCGTCGGCGCCGTCGTGTTCACCGGCGTCGCGGGCGCGCTCGATCCGCGCCTCGACATCGGCGACATCGTCGTTTCGGAAGATTGCATGCACCACGATATGGACGTCTCGCCGCTCGGGTTTCCGCGCGGCGTCATTCCGTTTGCGGACGTTTCCGTCTTTCCCGCCGATAAGCGCCTGGTCGAGCTCGCGCTGGAGGCCGGCCGGTCGCTGGCGGGGCGCCGCGTCGTGGTCGGTCGCGTGCTCTCGGGGGACTGTTTCGTCGCCGACCGGGAGACGGTGCGCGCGCTTCGCGACGAATTCGGCGGGGCGTGCACCGAGATGGAAGGAGCGGCGACCGCCCAGGTATGTCATTTGAACGGCGTGCCTTACGTCGTCATCCGCTCGATGTCCGACCGAGCGGACGGCTCCGCTCATGTGGATTTCGCGACGTTTACGGGCGTCGCCGCCGAAAATTCGTTCCGTCTTGTCCGTGAGATGGTCTCCAAAATTTAG
- a CDS encoding catabolite control protein A, with the protein MTVTIYDVAREAGVSMATVSRVVNNNPNVKPQTRKKVFEAIERLGYRPNAVARGLASKRTTTVGVVIPDISNSVFAEVARGIEDIANMYHYNIILCNADKKKEKEIRVINTLLEKQVDGLLFMGGVVTDEHMQAFRTATVPVVLCGTMDERHEMPSVDIDHEQAAYDAVKLLVDSGHRAIGMISGTLQDPLVGYARFRGYRRALEEAGIPFREEYVRVGNYRYESGMETMKYFLELPSRPTAVFCATDEMAIGAIHAVQDAGLRVPEDISIVGLDNVRIASMVRPQLTTVAQPMYDIGAVAMRLLTKLMNKEHVEQTRVVLPHEVIRRHSVAQPAG; encoded by the coding sequence GTGACCGTGACGATCTATGATGTGGCTCGTGAGGCGGGCGTCTCGATGGCCACCGTTTCCCGGGTGGTCAACAACAATCCGAACGTGAAGCCGCAAACCCGCAAAAAAGTGTTTGAGGCGATCGAACGGCTCGGCTATCGACCGAACGCCGTCGCGCGCGGGTTGGCGAGCAAGCGGACGACGACGGTCGGTGTCGTCATTCCGGACATTTCCAACTCCGTTTTTGCGGAGGTAGCCAGAGGGATTGAAGACATCGCCAACATGTACCATTACAACATTATCCTGTGCAATGCGGACAAGAAAAAAGAAAAAGAGATCCGCGTGATCAACACGCTCCTTGAAAAACAGGTCGACGGCCTGCTGTTCATGGGCGGTGTCGTGACGGATGAACACATGCAGGCGTTCCGCACGGCCACGGTGCCCGTCGTGCTTTGCGGGACGATGGACGAGCGGCACGAGATGCCTTCGGTCGACATCGATCACGAGCAGGCCGCTTACGACGCGGTAAAGCTGCTCGTCGATTCCGGTCACCGCGCCATCGGCATGATCAGCGGGACGCTGCAGGATCCGCTTGTCGGCTATGCGCGTTTCCGCGGATACCGGAGGGCTCTGGAGGAAGCCGGTATTCCGTTCCGGGAAGAATATGTGCGGGTCGGCAATTACCGTTATGAATCCGGCATGGAAACGATGAAATATTTTCTCGAATTGCCGTCGCGGCCGACGGCGGTGTTCTGTGCGACGGACGAAATGGCGATCGGCGCGATTCATGCCGTTCAGGACGCCGGCCTGCGCGTGCCGGAAGACATTTCGATCGTCGGTCTCGACAACGTCCGCATCGCGTCGATGGTGCGCCCGCAGTTGACGACCGTGGCCCAGCCGATGTACGACATCGGCGCGGTCGCGATGCGGTTGCTCACGAAGTTGATGAACAAGGAACATGTGGAACAGACGCGCGTCGTGTTGCCGCACGAGGTGATCCGACGCCATTCGGTGGCGCAGCCGGCCGGATGA
- a CDS encoding phosphoenolpyruvate--protein phosphotransferase encodes MMKGIAASPGIAIGKAFVLPHWEWEPADVPIDVADLAYELERLSEGVKTARRELENIRREMAEVLGEAESTIFDAHLAILEDPVFLNEIQELICRGAKKAEAAVKEAVDKFVAMFDLLDDEYMKERALDVKDVGTRLLRSLLGVRDEALPPKDRPYILVGRELTPSQLAHLDTGRLLGIVTQLGGVHSHVAIVARALNIPYVFGLESDQLESVETGDWIVVDGDEGVVVVRPDADVIERYRQRKMSKEDHFRKLMSVARLPSVTRDGHAVRIEANISSFRELDDALRFGASGVGLLRSEFLYMNRSYFPDEEEQTRVYRLIAEKLAGRPLVIRTLDIGGDKQLDYFPLPKEENPSLGYRAIRIMLDRTDLFKTQLRAILRANAYGDIRILYPMVATVDDVRRANRLLDECRLELEREGEEFDPDVRVGVMIELPAAAVIADLLAKEVDFFSIGTNDLVQYVLAVDRMNEQIAHLYDPYHPAVLRLLKLTADGAKKAGIPVSVCGEMAGDPLALPIWYAIGIEGLSMSVRSLLPVKHRLRESRREGAELLFEKLCAAVSSEQVRSLLLEWAWSQQVGEGGAYGAAR; translated from the coding sequence ATGATGAAAGGGATTGCCGCTTCTCCCGGTATCGCAATCGGCAAGGCGTTCGTATTGCCGCATTGGGAATGGGAACCGGCCGACGTCCCGATCGACGTTGCGGATTTGGCGTATGAGCTGGAGCGCTTGTCGGAAGGCGTGAAGACGGCGCGGCGCGAGTTGGAGAATATCCGGCGGGAGATGGCCGAGGTGCTTGGTGAAGCGGAGTCGACGATTTTTGACGCGCATCTGGCCATTTTGGAAGACCCGGTTTTTTTGAACGAGATTCAAGAGCTGATTTGCCGCGGCGCCAAAAAGGCGGAGGCCGCGGTCAAGGAAGCCGTCGACAAGTTTGTGGCGATGTTCGATCTGTTGGACGACGAGTATATGAAAGAACGCGCGCTTGACGTCAAGGACGTCGGCACTCGGCTGCTCCGGTCCCTGCTCGGCGTCCGCGACGAAGCGTTGCCGCCGAAAGACCGGCCTTATATTTTGGTAGGGCGGGAGCTGACGCCGTCGCAGCTGGCGCATCTCGATACCGGCCGGCTGCTCGGCATCGTCACACAACTTGGCGGCGTCCACTCGCACGTCGCGATCGTCGCCCGTGCGCTCAACATTCCGTATGTATTCGGACTGGAAAGCGACCAGCTGGAATCGGTAGAGACCGGCGACTGGATCGTCGTCGACGGTGACGAAGGCGTCGTCGTCGTACGTCCGGACGCTGACGTGATCGAGCGTTACCGGCAGCGGAAAATGTCGAAAGAAGACCATTTCCGCAAGCTGATGTCCGTTGCTCGGCTGCCGTCGGTCACCCGCGACGGGCATGCCGTTCGGATCGAGGCCAACATCAGTTCGTTCCGCGAACTCGACGATGCGCTCCGGTTCGGCGCCTCCGGCGTCGGATTGTTGCGGTCGGAATTTCTTTATATGAATCGGTCGTATTTTCCCGATGAGGAGGAACAGACTCGGGTCTACCGGCTGATCGCCGAAAAGCTGGCGGGCAGGCCGCTCGTCATTCGGACCCTCGACATCGGCGGGGACAAGCAGCTGGATTATTTCCCGCTGCCCAAAGAGGAGAACCCGTCGCTCGGTTACCGGGCGATCCGGATCATGCTGGACCGGACGGATTTGTTCAAAACGCAGCTTCGAGCGATTTTGCGCGCCAACGCTTACGGCGACATCCGCATTCTTTATCCGATGGTCGCCACGGTGGACGACGTGAGGCGCGCCAATCGGCTGCTCGACGAATGCCGGCTGGAACTGGAGCGCGAGGGAGAGGAATTCGACCCCGACGTGCGCGTCGGCGTCATGATCGAATTGCCCGCTGCGGCGGTGATCGCCGATTTGTTAGCGAAAGAGGTTGATTTTTTCAGTATTGGAACGAACGATCTTGTTCAGTACGTTTTGGCGGTCGACCGGATGAACGAACAGATCGCCCATTTGTACGATCCCTACCATCCCGCCGTCCTGCGCCTTTTGAAGTTGACGGCGGACGGAGCGAAGAAGGCGGGCATTCCCGTTTCGGTCTGCGGGGAAATGGCCGGTGACCCGCTGGCGCTGCCGATCTGGTACGCGATCGGTATCGAGGGCTTAAGCATGTCGGTGCGTTCGTTGCTGCCGGTCAAACACCGATTGCGCGAATCGCGCCGAGAGGGTGCCGAACTTCTGTTCGAAAAGCTCTGCGCGGCGGTGTCATCCGAACAAGTGCGATCGCTGCTTCTGGAATGGGCCTGGTCGCAACAGGTCGGCGAAGGCGGCGCGTACGGAGCTGCGCGCTGA
- a CDS encoding PTS glucose transporter subunit IIA — translation MGLLQQFGRALMMPTITIPVAAILLWLGGVLTSATPAAMFGGALELAGHTLLQYLPLTFAVGVALGLTGNSGHAGLAALLGFLVYEQMTRHYLGAEFELGVSEGILIGVLTAVSHSRFHDIRLPEAIQFFGGPRFVLLFMMSAAMATSYVMVWCGRFLQEALYRTGDWVIGLGGFGAFLYGVAYRLLVPFGLHYILNNFVWFQVGHYKTPDGRVVLGDLPRFFAGDETAGAFMAGLYPVMMFALPAVAFAIIQEAREDLKPKVRATFLSAALTSFLTGVTEPIEFAFLFAAPYLFVVHALLSGVSMWIAYELAIRHGFSFSAGAIDFIVNYHLASENAWMLLPIGAVYGVVYYALFRWAIRRFRLPTPGREEGSSLGEWAGDIPYRAPLILQALGGKENILKIEACITRLRLTLVNDRRVDVGALRQLGAAGVIRLGGGNVQVVFGTFSELIREEIVKAMRKDSREVHFHAPVQGRMMRLEEVPDPIFSRGIVGKGVAFLPERGELVAPVRAKVAHIHPTGHALGLKTPEGLDVLLHVGIDSATVGERTFQVVVETGQEVTPGQTLMRFDLARLKKLAKSPAIPMVVTNPEAVRSWRFAPFRTVRKGQASVMSVALKESDCEGGE, via the coding sequence ATGGGGCTATTGCAACAGTTCGGACGCGCGCTCATGATGCCGACCATCACGATTCCCGTCGCGGCGATCTTGTTGTGGTTGGGCGGGGTGCTGACGTCGGCGACGCCGGCCGCAATGTTCGGCGGGGCGCTTGAACTGGCGGGGCATACGCTTTTGCAATATTTGCCGCTGACGTTTGCGGTCGGCGTGGCGCTCGGCCTGACGGGCAATTCCGGTCATGCGGGGCTGGCCGCGCTGCTCGGGTTTCTCGTCTATGAACAGATGACCCGCCACTATTTGGGCGCGGAGTTCGAGCTCGGCGTGTCGGAAGGCATCCTGATCGGCGTGTTGACGGCGGTATCGCATTCGCGTTTCCACGATATCCGCTTGCCGGAGGCGATCCAGTTTTTCGGCGGGCCGCGGTTTGTGCTGCTTTTTATGATGTCGGCGGCGATGGCGACGTCATATGTGATGGTCTGGTGCGGTCGTTTCTTGCAGGAGGCGCTTTACCGCACCGGCGACTGGGTGATCGGACTCGGCGGTTTCGGCGCATTTCTATACGGCGTGGCGTACCGGCTGCTCGTGCCGTTCGGATTGCATTACATTTTGAACAACTTTGTCTGGTTTCAGGTCGGACATTACAAAACACCGGACGGCAGGGTCGTGCTCGGCGACTTGCCGAGGTTTTTCGCCGGCGACGAAACCGCCGGTGCATTCATGGCCGGCCTTTATCCCGTCATGATGTTCGCGCTTCCGGCCGTGGCGTTCGCCATCATTCAGGAAGCGCGGGAAGATTTGAAACCGAAAGTGCGGGCGACGTTTCTGTCCGCCGCTTTGACGTCGTTTCTTACCGGGGTGACGGAACCGATCGAGTTTGCGTTTTTGTTCGCGGCTCCGTATCTTTTCGTCGTGCACGCGCTCTTGTCGGGCGTTTCGATGTGGATCGCGTACGAGCTGGCCATCCGGCACGGGTTTTCGTTTTCGGCCGGCGCGATCGATTTCATCGTCAATTATCATCTGGCGTCGGAGAACGCCTGGATGCTCTTGCCGATCGGAGCGGTTTACGGTGTCGTCTATTATGCGTTGTTCCGCTGGGCGATCCGTCGATTCCGTTTACCGACGCCCGGTCGAGAAGAAGGGTCTTCGCTTGGCGAATGGGCGGGCGACATTCCGTATCGAGCGCCGCTGATTTTACAAGCATTGGGTGGAAAGGAAAATATCTTGAAAATCGAGGCGTGTATTACACGTTTGCGTTTGACGCTCGTCAACGACCGACGGGTTGATGTCGGAGCGCTCCGCCAACTCGGTGCGGCCGGAGTCATCCGGCTCGGGGGCGGCAACGTGCAGGTGGTGTTCGGCACGTTTTCGGAGTTGATCCGGGAAGAGATCGTCAAGGCGATGCGCAAAGATTCGCGCGAGGTTCATTTTCATGCTCCCGTTCAAGGGAGGATGATGCGGCTCGAGGAGGTGCCCGACCCGATTTTTTCGCGCGGCATAGTCGGCAAAGGCGTCGCTTTTTTGCCGGAACGCGGCGAGCTCGTCGCACCCGTACGGGCAAAAGTGGCGCACATTCATCCGACGGGTCATGCGCTCGGCCTCAAAACGCCTGAAGGGCTCGATGTTCTGCTTCACGTCGGTATCGATTCGGCGACGGTCGGCGAACGCACGTTCCAGGTTGTCGTCGAGACCGGCCAGGAGGTGACGCCGGGGCAGACGTTGATGAGATTCGATTTGGCCCGGCTTAAAAAACTGGCCAAGTCGCCGGCGATTCCGATGGTGGTCACCAACCCCGAAGCGGTTCGGTCATGGCGGTTCGCGCCGTTTCGGACGGTTAGGAAAGGGCAAGCGTCGGTCATGTCGGTTGCGCTGAAGGAATCCGATTGCGAAGGAGGGGAATGA
- a CDS encoding thiamine-phosphate diphosphorylase codes for MSGSLRDWLRVYLIMGEMESKGKRAEEVLEAALEGGVTCFQFREKKMPIPEQLALGRRLRALCRKRGVPFLVNDRVDVAMLLEADGVHLGQDDVPCLEARRLLGPGKVIGVSAGNWDEVRSALAQKPDYLSVGPVYATSTKPDAGAPIGTLLIRELKASTDVPIVGIGGIHAANAAAVMIAGADGVAVVSAIADQPDPAQAARLLVQAVRRYAKN; via the coding sequence ATGTCCGGCTCGTTGCGCGATTGGTTGCGGGTTTATTTGATTATGGGTGAGATGGAATCAAAAGGAAAAAGAGCGGAAGAAGTTTTGGAGGCGGCTCTCGAGGGCGGCGTGACCTGTTTTCAGTTTCGCGAAAAAAAAATGCCGATCCCCGAACAGCTTGCGCTCGGCCGTCGACTTCGCGCGCTTTGCCGAAAGCGCGGCGTTCCGTTTCTCGTCAACGACCGCGTTGATGTCGCGATGCTGCTCGAAGCCGACGGCGTGCATCTCGGCCAGGACGACGTCCCGTGTCTGGAAGCGCGGCGCTTGCTCGGGCCGGGTAAAGTGATCGGCGTTTCGGCCGGCAACTGGGACGAAGTCCGGTCGGCGCTGGCGCAGAAACCCGATTATTTGAGCGTCGGGCCGGTATACGCGACGTCGACGAAGCCGGATGCCGGAGCGCCGATCGGAACGTTGCTTATACGCGAGCTGAAAGCATCGACGGACGTTCCGATCGTCGGCATCGGCGGTATTCACGCGGCGAACGCCGCGGCCGTCATGATCGCGGGGGCCGACGGTGTGGCCGTCGTGTCGGCGATCGCCGATCAACCCGATCCCGCACAGGCGGCGAGATTGCTCGTTCAGGCGGTCCGTCGCTACGCAAAGAATTGA
- a CDS encoding CoA-binding protein, translating into MAFQNPSTDEIRELLRRSRTVAVVGLSPDPDRPSYQVAAAMKARGYRIIPVNPNVESVLGEKAYPNLSAVPEPIDIVNVFRRPEHVLPIAEEAVNIGAKALWLQEGVVNEEAALLAQRAGLFVVMDMCIKVADSVLLGPAKG; encoded by the coding sequence ATGGCGTTTCAAAATCCGTCTACGGACGAAATTCGCGAGTTGCTCAGGCGTTCGCGCACCGTCGCCGTCGTCGGCCTGTCGCCGGACCCGGACAGACCGTCGTACCAGGTCGCCGCGGCGATGAAGGCGCGAGGATACCGCATCATTCCGGTCAATCCGAACGTTGAATCCGTACTCGGCGAAAAGGCGTATCCGAATTTATCCGCTGTTCCCGAGCCGATCGATATCGTCAACGTGTTCCGCCGGCCGGAGCACGTTTTGCCGATCGCGGAGGAAGCGGTGAACATCGGCGCGAAGGCGCTCTGGCTGCAGGAGGGCGTCGTCAACGAGGAAGCGGCGCTCCTGGCGCAACGCGCCGGCCTGTTCGTCGTGATGGATATGTGCATCAAAGTGGCGGACTCGGTGTTGTTGGGGCCGGCGAAGGGGTGA